The following proteins come from a genomic window of Zonotrichia albicollis isolate bZonAlb1 chromosome 12, bZonAlb1.hap1, whole genome shotgun sequence:
- the LOC141730691 gene encoding LOW QUALITY PROTEIN: E3 ubiquitin-protein ligase PHF7-like (The sequence of the model RefSeq protein was modified relative to this genomic sequence to represent the inferred CDS: inserted 1 base in 1 codon), translating to MSGSASAWRHSMQAAGDRANGTRHEQLYREYLHLEATTSLQGRDAGQTAAMSESKQEGPGAKEPACMLCRRAEADPDMCGDKVHKGGLCAHRFCMLFATLLFRDQNRHVGLMGFLPRDVLIAVRRAAQKVSREICAWRGLPELSPDSRKERPARQPGQSLAPGALEQRPWHRSLPPPAGGSVGWEPAAATSCALPGALRLPGEASRLLLLLLMRLLGSFQRCCVCGQSGATILCCVPECDRWFHLPCAKEGGCVNVYFIPFRSFCPEHRPEQEVEATPEPDTVCLICLEPVEDRMTFTTLVCPACKRAWFHRDCIQVGALPXSAGAQQVLSSSSGASLTLPVFALQGQALRAGALYFQCPLCRDSGEFPVEMLILGIQVPFRDPAWEDNDAFADLEVRHGQCNARDCLYPGGREEAEEQG from the exons ATGTCCGGGTCAGCCTCGGCATGGCgacacagcatgcaggctgcaggggacagagccaatggcaccAGGcacgagcagctct ACAGAGAGTACCTGCACCTCGAAGCGACAACGTCCCTCCAGGGCAGAGACGCAGGACAGACAGCCGCCATGTCTGAGAGCAAGCAGGAGGGCCCTGGAGCCaaggagccag cctgcatgctgtgtcGCCGTGCCGAGGCTGACCCGGACATGTGCGGTGACAAAGTGCACAAgggtgggctctgtgcccacaggttCTGCATG CTCTTCGCAACTCTACTCTTTCGGGATCAGAACCGCCACGTTGGACTGATGGGCTTTCTCCCTCGAGATGTCCTGATTGCAGTGCGGCGGGCAGCACAGAAGGTGAGCAGGGAGATTTGTGCCTGGCGAGGTTTGCCAGAGCTTAGCCCAGACAGCAGGAAAGAAAGGCCGGCCCGACAGCCGGGACAAAGTctggctccaggagctctggaacagaggccctggcacaggagcctccctcctccagcaggcgGCTCTGTGGGCTGGGAGCCGGCAGCGGCCACGTCCTGCGCCCTGCCCGGAGCCCTgcggctgcccggggaggcctcgaggctgctgctgctgctgctgatgcggCTGCTTGGCTCTTTCCAGCGCTGCTGCGTCTGCGGCCAGAGCGGGGCAACCATCTTGTGCTGCGTGCCGGAGTGTGACAGATGGTTCCACCTGCCCTGCGCCAAGGAGGGCGGCTGTGTCAATGTATACTTTATTCCGTTCAG GTCCTTCTGCCCTGAGCACCgtccagagcaggaggtggaggCGACTCCTGAGCCGGACACCGTTTGCCtcatctgcctggagcctgtggAGGACAGAATGACCTTCACAACCCTGGTGTGCCCAGCTTGCAAAAGGGCCTGGTTCCACAGGGACTGCATCCAGGTAGGAGCCCTCC TCAGCGCCGGGGCACAGcaggtgctcagcagcagcagcggggcctcgctcaccctgcctgtgtttgccctgcagggacaggcctTGCGCGCTGGTGCTTTGTATTTCCAGTGCCCTCTGTGCAGAGACAGTGGGGAATTCCCTGTTGAAATGCTCATCTTGGGGATCCAAGTCCCCTTCAG AGACCCAGCATGGGAGGACAACGATGCCTTCGCAGATCTAGAAGTGAGGCACGGGCAGTGCAATGCCAGGGATTGCCTTTAccctggaggcagggaggaggcagaggaacaggggtaa